ACCTcgaatattttgtttatttttcccctcactagctcggaaacacgtgttttgtcctttaataccagcgggtaaaaacgcattttatccactagtgggtaaagtaatttgaccttgaataaagccaaattaactgctttaaaattgataaaagtaggtgaatctagtaataaagatgatttaccacctgcggaactactgcaagcagtggtaaacgcattttttgcgttgtactttcctcgctatagtgaggggaaaagttttgtgttacactcgggtgcaaatgtattttacttctcgacacaactttacccccttgtataacaaataactattaccctTTTCTTCAAATAATGTGTTTTGGGAATTTAGTGACTTTTACTGCCGGTCAttcaattattatatttcagtaatattattatgaaatataCAAAGTATAAGTTtatcttatttcttttactaagtGATTAAAATGTATGCGTCGAGTTTGCGACAAAAAGGTTTTAAACTTCCAAAAAACGTTTTATCTGTTCTCGGGATTTTTTCGGTCAGTGTCTTTGCTTATTTTATCTGTTCCATATATATTTCCATTTTGTCTGTTCTCGGGAGAATTTCGGTCAGTGTCTTTGCTTTCAACTCGCACACTCGCCAGTGAGACAGCGCCCTATATAATAAAGCCAGTGAATTACTGCTAATAACAGTCGCACTGCAGTACTGTAAATAGTAGATGAGGACCAAATTACGGCGCCAACCTAATGTAGGCGCTGTCAAAATTAGGCCCATACTCGAGTTAGTTAGCAGACCTGACGTTACGGCATAGATTAAAatatataagatcataccatcccatacattaaaatgcgaccgcatAACGCGCAATGTACACTACAaaacacatagatggcgccacaaaaaatgtcttgtagctttcgattatacttgtagatggcgttaagtgtcacttttgaccacagtataataaagagtactattgtacagtatggccactcccgctccccgctgaaagtgccgcccaccccctctcggttacctcacagttaccgcctgtcaaaaacgaacagtcgacttgtcatatttcactcatacaactaaagtacgcgttcacctacaagagcttagactgtgtgctaggaacgcgcctctttcatatatttgatcggcagtgtccgaggtgtgcttttgacatagatttatggctagaaagtgacacttaacgccaatctacaaataatcgatggcaacaaggcattttttgtggcgccatctatgtgtggtgtagtgtatgtgcgttcttaggcggtcgcattttaatgtatgggatggtatgatcttattatatttaatctatgtttACAGCTTACAGACAATTGTAATTtgtatgttttcccctcactagctcggaaacacgtgttttgtcatttaatcAGGTGGTGGTGGTTATCAGGTGGACGTCGTGTACACAGATTATTCCAAGGCGTTTGATAAAATATCCCACTCTCTACTATTACAAAAATTGGAGTCCGTTGGATTGCATGGAGACCTCCTGCGCTGGGTTACTTCTTACCTCCGCGACCGAAGTCAAGCAGTGGCGGTTAAAGGCTTTTGTTCCAGTTTTATCCCTGTATCTTCTGGCGTCCCTCAAGGCTCGCATTTGGGACCTTTGtttttcaacatttttataAACGACGTTACTTCAGTCTTTAAATCATCTACCTGCCTACTTTATGCTGAcgataaaaaaattatgaaattagTGAGGAATATCGATGACTGTCATGCATTGCAGGAAGATTTGACAAGGTTGTACACCTATtgccaaaaaaattatttacatttaaacacaaaaaaatgtcacattataacttttaccagaaaAAGACAGGTCATATACTTCAACTACCATTTAAATAATGAAGAAATACGTAGAGTCTCTGATGTTAAAGATTTAGGCATACACTTAGACAGCAAATTATCTTTTAGTAACCACATAGAGAACATAACAAGTAGGGCATACAGGCTACTTGGCTTTGTTTTGAGAACCACTAAAGAATTTAAGGAAGCTGATACTTTACAAATGCTGTTTAACTCTTTAGTCAGGCCAATTCTTGAATATGGGTCATCCGTTTGGAACCCTAGTTATAAATGCTACATCAAAAGCATAGAAgctatacaaaataaacttacgaaacatttaaattataaagCCTCTAAATCCAGCCAGCCGCATAACGTCCGAAAATTGGTTTCGCTCGAAGGTCGACGCACGCTAAAGGATCAAACTTTTCTATATAAAATCGTAAACAATTGTATTGACTCCccttatttaataagtaaaatttGTTTTAGAACTCCTCGTTTGAACACACGACATCACAAACTCTTTCACATTCCCTTTACACGAAAAAGGTATAAATCCAATTCCTTCATTAATAAAGCGTGTAAGTTCAATAATAATCTTTTCTCACACATAGACATGTTTAACATTCCGTTAGGTAAGTTTAAGTATATGGTACTTAGTGTTTTGAATGAATAGCTTGTAattcttgtaatgtaatgtTAGTTTGTTTCTTTCTATCCGTAAGCAATTTTCTTGTATGTTTGAATTTATTCATATTGCCGACAAATGTTTGTTATCTAGATGTAGTTGTTATTTCGTTCCGATTTCGTACACGTAAATGCATTAGCAACTTGTGGCATCTTCATTGGTTTTTGTATTAActgataacattattttataagataaatTGTACCGTTTGTGCcctaataaacattaaacattaaacattaaacattaataccagcgggtaaaaacgcattttatccacaagtgggtaaagtaatttgaccttgactAAAGtctaattaactgctttaaaattgataaaagtaggtgaatcaagtaataaagatgatttactacctgtgaaactactggaagcagtgatagacgcattttttgcgttgtagtttcctcgctatagtgaagggaaaatttttgtgttacacacgagtgcaaatatattttacttctcgtgtgttgaaaaactcgcaagctcaggattctattctcgaaccactcgcttcgctcgtggttcttTGGTGGTTCCGTGGTGactcctttcgcttgctcgtttttcaattccacactcggcgttaaaatacaactttgcactcttgtataacaaataactattacgtaATTGAACTGTTACAAAACCTAATTTAAACTGCAAAAAAATAGCGCAGGTGAtacgatatccatactaatattataaatgggaaagtgtgtgtgtctatttgtttgtccggaaaacggagcgacaaattgacgtgatttttcaagtggagatagttgaagggatggagagtgacataggctactttctctctctttctaacgcgagcgaagccgcgggcaaaagctagtagtctatatttttgataatatgcATATAACAAATAAGTGTAAGACAGAGACATCTTTGCCTTTAGGGCTAAAGTTAAGGCTAAAATAAATATCAGGCATCAAGCGAGTTAATCCGTCAATCTATTCTAAATGTTGATACAGACATACGGACTGCAATCTAACTGCATCTTGACTGGCAACTGCATGCCGACAttacaaaaattaagataattacttaACACGtatgtgacagcctttaccaatttctaatgttatttgttttgacatgtgccgtcaatcacttgacactagcTTGAATGTAACggttaagggtctctcacactaataaattcatttattatgtatgaaaacgatgaattttttttgcgaatttaactaaaagtgatatacaggatggttcctgataatgaacctaacgacgtgtcgaatttaacggaaaacacaaaaaaaacacgattttcttTATGTCGGTTTTCTAACCCCCTTTGCTAATAAAGTTCATAAAATATGACAGCCAACTCTGCAGTCAAATTTGACAGCGGTACACTCCTTCATTAGTGCGGCTCGTAATTTTAGCCTCATCTACTATTTAACGTACTGCAGTCCCATTCGGGTAAATGTTAGCCTTGTCTTGCTTTAGACGATTATTCAATTATCTTCAAGTTGCAAAGAGGTTGCTTTAAAtcttgtattatttattttcttgtatttgcccggtaagggcatttatttgtgtgatgagcacagatatttgttcctgcgtcatggatgttttctatgtatataagtatttatatatcatatatatcgttgtctgagtacccacaacacaagccttcttgagcttaccgtgggcctcagtcaatctgtgtaagaatgtcctatatttattatttatttatttatttagttagatGTGCTACTAATAGGTACgacattttcgcgagaacaatcaccaaaaatattattttttctaaggtaggtaaattttatgtttgtcctactcagaatcacgagccctttcgatctagcacaaaaaacaagagacaaaaattggtcccaaaattttctattattttgcatactttttctactttgtaaccgctgtacaaagtgtttaaaaaatggtaacgaagttgaaaattaaatttgggacgatttttttcctagtaggattctgagtaggaaaaacattaaatttacctaaataaataataaataaataaataagtattggggacaccttacacagatcaacttagccccaaactaagcaaagcttgtactatgggtgctaagcgacgatatacatacttaaatagataaatacatacttatatatgtatatagaaaacataaatgactcgggaacaaataactgtgcttatcacacaaataaatccctcaccgggattcgaacccaggaccgccgctcagcaggcaggctcactaccgactgagccagatctattttagaaaaaaaaagtttttgattcttttttcgcgaaaatgctcaACCGGGAAAGATAATGAACTTAAATTGTGTAACTTTGTTAAGATCGAAAAGCTTAATATCTAAAAAACTTTttgaaataagtaggtacataataattatagaaGATAagatagatcgactgcaacgccgggcagtgctcgttgacattaccatcccccatgatgagaatctcgtgaaagccgagaaggacaagtccagtaagtacctagacttggctcacgagataaccgccatgtgggatgttgaatcaacgatcattgttccgatagtcgtttcagcgaacggtctcatagcgaagagtctcgaccaacatcttaagagactctcgctaggtggctggatcaagggccagatgcagaaggcggtgatcttggacacagcgcgtatagtccgacggttcctctctctgcagccctaaccaccggcagcttgggccctgccccgctgctggcggcaccctaggttaggttttttataatgtgtttatatattttgtattgttttgtatgtggttttgtattttacttttataatcatattataaaacctagcctaagaattaaaatgaataaatagaAGATAAACTTTCATGACGCATACTTGAAACTagatttttcccgcggcttcgcccacgtatttaaaagtaatcttattcaaacgttgaactttggactcccatttcacccccttaagatgtgaattttgaaaactcctttcttagtgctcctctacaccttataaggaatctacgtgcctaatttggaatctctagaaccagcggtttcggctgtgcgttgatatctcagtcagtcagttttttcttttatatattaggTATTTAGATATCTGCGTTTTACTAattacatattcgtacctacaattatcaaaaaaatgactatatttaGCAATCAATACTGTTATCATTATTACaatcaagttcaaaatttaatttaaatttatatcaGTGGCAGTTTTTATCACGCAAGTTTAGCGATGGCTGTACTGTGGGTCGTCGTTTTGTGGGTGTTACCAATGATATGGGGTTCTGGTGAGTAAATTAGCtaatatagacggtcaaccataTCTTGTCACTACTCAGCTTTGAAAATGCAGAGCGAAGGTTTATCGTGACATAGAAAATTTCGCGCCTTTATTTTaatgacaagatttgcttgaatTTACTtctttattatttgtaaagcaaGGCATGCGCTTGTAAAATAACTGATAATGCCAGTATCCAGTCATCAGCGGCGATTTCAGTGTTATGTAGAATTAGCACTGTGCtttaaatgattcacgattAAAGTCGCCGttaatagaatttgtgaacaatgtaaacaaaccttgtagtcaaaatttctttaatttccattctaactcatcagatactggctaaatccgtGTGTTATTtatcaattcatctcacattatgatccacaacctttaaaacaataaacttgtgctagaatattgatattttatagaatggtttgtttacattgttgacaatttctattgacggcgattttagtttcattagacttatattgaccggtatacagaccgtgattacctttttaatttttattgagcttccgatatttcgacattttcgacgcagttgcatgcatcatgatcacgggaaactgaagacggcAAGTTCAAAGTTGCTTTGACATAGACGGCGCGCGATCTACTTACCTAcattcgcgcgcgtcggctgcgtttactctcagcgttaccactggtcatGTTCAATGTTCAACACAccactttgacatccacccgctgTCTTCAGTTTcacgtgatcatgatgcatgcaaatGCGGCGAAATACCGGGACCTCAATGAAAACCAAAAAGGTAATAGCGGTCTAtattatcccggtcaatatatgtAAGTCTAATGCAATTATATTCTTTGTGACTTTGTGAGTATTATATTCCTTGGTCTAGTAGCACTGTGCTTGTCTAACTTCTTAGATTCGTTGACACTTTGGGCCGATATTACATCCTCCCAGAGCTGGGTCTAAGCTTTTACTCCTTTCATTtactttaatttgttttataatattttcaggTTTAGAATCGAATACCGTCAATAATTATGGTATCTACGGTGGGCATGAGATCCCTATCGAAGATGCCCCCTATATGGTGGGAGTATACGCCAGTACTTTCCTGTATTGGGTGTTCAGATTCAAATGCGGAGGTTCTATTATTCATGAGAAGTTTGTTTTGACGGCTGCTCATTGTGCTGTGTGAGTacttattaatatatatttagggAGTATTTTTGTgtggattttttctatgtattaggtcagcaattcccgaaaagttgtTGTTGGCAACCACGTCTTTGCCTCGACGAGTTCGGTTCGTGGCCataagtaagcccatttatacctgagcaattcccgaaaaggttgtacatttggatcacgtctttgattttgataaaaattggcgGGCTGATGtcctaggtagtttgtatgaaaccttatatttttgttaccagatttctatacattttcggtaacacattttgggaaacttagtggatcttgctcagcatcatggactctatcagcctaacGCCGTgttttgcgtgggcgacggcgatgcgacgcatacgaaatcaaaccttatcgatatggaagtatgagacgcgacggcgacggtcgcgcgaccgtcgcccacgcaagacacggcgtaaatttttttatcaaaatcaaagacgtgatccaaatgtacaaccttttcgggaattgctcaggtACAAATGAGCTTACTTATGGCCACGAATCGAACTCGTCGAAGCAAAGACGTGGTGGCCAACGATGGAGCTCGCTCAGGTGGAGAGGAATAAGCTCTTGAGCACaatccccgaagtgcaacctgtaaaataCCGACAAACTGAAAAAcagcttttataataatttggtgaattaaagtaaacttatgtgataaaaataactttttttaaggctcggcgggttgaccgtccccacgcgctgagtacggaaagatcgtctagtgctcgttgtcgcgtaatttcatatggaaataagtatcaaattatacctttttgaattaaaaatgcATACGAGTATAATAGGATCTAAAATCGACTTCAAAGCTTTTTGTCGTCATAAAGAAAATTCATTTGAAAATCTAATTAACGATGTGCTAATGAGCAAACAAAGTTTGTTGACaaaattaagaggatacggtagcgaaaatgctaaaatggaaaggagcccctttCAACTTAGGAAttgtagttaaatatacaagtgttattaactagatttatcgaaaaaaaattgtccattaagaacaactcagtcataagatatttcaaaaaaatctttaaaatccaggttccgctctcgtctctttcctccttcaaaacttaatcaatcggaacgaaatttgagaatctgaataacaatgaaatattctatgtcggaccgtttagcttttttggttaattgttaccaatcttgagtatcacacctttttttgcgccacaatgaaaaaggccgtttttagaaatttttgattggctctagagtctttaaaaagcagaatatcaaaaaaatcaaaacggtccgacacagataaaaataataacaatctgtgttgaaaaaatcattgctctatcttcaaaaaccaaggaggaaatagtcgagagcgtttgtatggagaattgacccctaccgtatcgtcttaaatcttcttgacccctaccgtatcgtcttaaatcttcttgacccctaccgtatcgacTTCTGTTTCTGGCGTGTgccattgtttttattatttatgtatgtttttctTTCTGTTTAATCAAACAAAcctacgtcggaaagggacaatagtacattgtgcaacaaggggaggaacttgaatattactaacgacatactccccgagttacacacaatgtttttcatcacacttgcaatataaaaatatgtaaaaataaaaaaaaagttaaatacggtactagaaatttcataactcccttgggagaacgatttttctataactcacgctccgtcTGCGTGTAAAATCATATTTaatgtgcgagtgtgatgaaaacaaactttatcagcttgataactttagagtacgtttatgaatgagcaattcttttttttctgccacttttatgaagtgtgatatttttgacaaaaaaatatgctatttctactcagaattactagctttttcaatcctagtagtcaaaaaaaatgtcacatacgattttttcttttccgtacatgttgtatggggtaacaaaagaggaaagtaataaaaatgtatagaaattctgggacactttttgtctcccagtgagattgaaagtactcgtgattctgagtacaattgacctaaaattccctaaaacaatcaaaatttttttattggcaaaaagaaaaaagaaatgctcgaaTAAGGGGGTTTATATTTTGGATTAAGAAATTTGTGCCAAGTTTTGGTTGACAGCGTATAAATATTTCAACAGGGATTTTTTATCCGTGAAAGTATCCATCGGATCAGACCACTTGGACCAAGGGGACTTCATAAATGTGGACGCAAGAATAACTCGAACTGACTATGACGACTCCAAACTCTTTGGTGACATTTGTCTGTTAAAACTGGTCAAATCTATACAGTTTGGGCCTAGGATGGCTGCGGTGAAAATACCTGATGAGGGATTCGAGCTGGATGCTTTTACCATGGTCAATGTGACCGGGTGGGGGAAAACTGAAAAGAGTGTAAgtttgttttaataatattttttttgctttcGTTGCAATGACAGGGTAGGTACTCGTAACCGTTGAAATTGCAATATTAGGAGCgtttattttatataccatCTAAAAAGTAATAATGATTTTAGTTTCGTTTTAAATGTATTTTGGGACATATTACTTCTTAGTGGTGGAGGCAGGTCGTTTAAAATTTTGGCTACTTTTTTTGAGATTTTTAAACTCTTTATAACCAAtgattatttatatgtatagggtttacaattttcattaagagccatctattaaatactatcataattacactgatgatgcctacaattttcttttttttttaaatgtgtattgtcaatgtgtattgacgtgatatcatgatacctctattaaaataaaaaagcatgtcatttgttcttataaaaaataaaaacgcgcaaaaatatttggggaaaatatgattttggccatttccaggctgcgaaacagcgccatctagaaaCGTAATGATTTGAAgattatagtaagtattttatgTGTTTACGTTTACAGTCTATGGCAGCAACGACCCTTCGCCAAGTAACTATACAAGTGTTGCCAGAATGGTACTGCCCCCTGAACACCGTTATATGTGCCGGGACCAAAGGCGAGGGAACCTGCAATGTAAGATAACGtgttagggcattttcagaatttgtgtCCCCCcgattagcgtaagttgttaacaaaaattaactcactgtcagttttgtgacgataattaaac
Above is a window of Leguminivora glycinivorella isolate SPB_JAAS2020 chromosome 19, LegGlyc_1.1, whole genome shotgun sequence DNA encoding:
- the LOC125236838 gene encoding chymotrypsin-1-like; protein product: MAVLWVVVLWVLPMIWGSGLESNTVNNYGIYGGHEIPIEDAPYMVGVYASTFLYWVFRFKCGGSIIHEKFVLTAAHCAVDFLSVKVSIGSDHLDQGDFINVDARITRTDYDDSKLFGDICLLKLVKSIQFGPRMAAVKIPDEGFELDAFTMVNVTGWGKTEKSSMAATTLRQVTIQVLPEWYCPLNTVICAGTKGEGTCNGDSGGPLVYNNILIGLVSYRRQENCAGPYGTVYTRVARYSEWIKSHLP